The segment gtggttacgaaaccactgttccgataactttgaatttaggccattacacacataattccatgtaacacttaccaaactttgtcaaattagtgaatgtcttacggaattgagtacttcgttttctcgatgccatagttcaactatggtcttacacatcttcacataatgatgccatagcccagctatggtcttacacatattcatatatcgatgccatagcccagctatggtcttacacgaatcacatatctcactgatgccatatcccagatatggtattatacagtagcatatatcacaccgatgccatatcccagatatggtcttatacggaaatcacttgtcacttgtcacttgtagccaaagctaccactattcactgatcaggtagccgaagctaccatttttcactgatcaggtagccggagctgccacttttcactgatcaggtagcagaagctaccacttttcactgattaagtagctgaagctaccacttttcacttgtcatttatcattgatcagataagtgtagccgaagctatcacttatcactttcacttttccttgatcagataaatgtagccgaagctatcacttatcacttgttgccatggtccaaccatggtcttttccttcaattcatcttttcactgaactgaaatgctcaatttgatcatttattcaattttcatgcttttacattattcacgattttatcatcaatacatatgaaataacacatcatgaaattcataaaattaataaataatcactaaaatttagccatataaactcacaattcaatttttgtattgtaacgataatcataatttcataataaatataccaaataaaacattatatcatttctaatccaacacttatcaattataatcgggcatgtgatcaatttatacacaagtcattcatatatttttgtatattttcctcctcctcctctccatccacatccttagtataaacaacacacttgtaggtaacattatccataattttcactatctacttatgtgaatattcaagctgtccatctgtgtcatagtcactaaattatttttatcttgagatacagaactccaaattaagatccataaaatttcccagaaactaaactcatatgtcttcttaccataaaaatttcataatttttggttgggccaattaatatagtttattcattgaagtctccacTGTTCTGCTGTccaacagttccgacccttcttcactaaaaattaattatcttcttgtaTAAGATTCGAATAATGTCctcgtttatttctcttgaaaatagactcattcaggattctaaacatataaatttaagcctctaattatttttatccaatttttgatgattttccaaattcaaaacaggggaacccgaaatcattctgaccttgtctcacaaaagttattgtatctcatgatttacaattccattacttacataatttcttttataagaaacaatactcaataagctttaatttcatattttattcatcctctaattaaatttctaaaatttttggtgatttttcaaagttaaactactgctgctgcccaaaacagttttagtgcaaaatgttgatttctattttaccccaaatttcacaattcatacaattcagtccttgctcaattaacccctaaattaagataattttctcaattaatactttttatagacattataagttatttcataactattgaaattcagaacttccacataaaactctaacttcaaactcttttacaattaggtcccaaacattcactttctattcaattctttcaataaaatcaaaatataaacaatttaaagctctaattccatgccaaatcatcatatacttccagcactcatccataacaacttcacaaattagacatggaatcaaaaactaatgaaatagtaagttggacccaattgtaaaagtccaaaaatataaaaatttcaaggaaaaagcaagaattaaacttacatgaagctagagtatgaaaaccagcttgaaccctcctccatggctgtttttcagctgatgaaatatgaagagaaatgaaaataattctagatattccaatttagtcccatttttatttagccaattttgtcaattttccaattttgcccttatttcacccatttcctgatttctctcagctattgccgcccaaaatatctcctttgggcgtATTTGTACTTTAGgcccttcctcatttgacaattgagctatttaatccttttagcaacttttacacccttttcaatttagtcctttttatttaactaaccatccaaacgtcaaaattttctgactaaattttaatactaccccagcaacactccataaatatttctaaaattatttatggctcgatttatgaagtcgaggtctccATAGCTCATTCTCGacctaatttacctaattaattcttttaaatcaccaaattcactaattcaaaaatgcttttatattcacatttgactcataggtattaatttattaaattttgaacTCACCCATCGAATTTAGTGATATCAAATCTATATTCCCGATACCATTGAAtattaggtgttacaattttatcttgtgtgcttgatttaataaaaaggactaaatcgcgtaaaacgtaaaagttgcatgctattagttaaaggtgtcaattggTCTTGGCTTTTTAATACGATGGCCTTAAATGATAAATAGCCCACTTATAAGATAGTGGATGATATTTGGTTTGGCATTTGTgtaaatatgaatttattttaatggtaaaatggtaatatgtcaaaaaaaagtttaattaaataaatcaaaagccatgtttttttgtctttttatgctatcatctttctccatagctgaATGTGAAAAGAAAAAGACGTGTTTGGAAGCTTTGAATATTCGGCACCTTTGGAAGCTTAATTCGGGTATGTGttttactcggtttttgataatttttacgtttttgagatcgttgcttcgagtactagtaaacccatgccttaatttttggatTTAATGAAGAATTTGAAATTTTCCATTGTttattatgtgatgaaattgttgtttgatgatgaataataaatctttgatgtttgattttcatgtttaattaagtgatttttgataaaaatgtgtgttaaggactaaatttagaaatttgtaaattgaggggtcaaaacgtgaaataaataaaagaaatgggttgctagaAACCTAAgataaattcggcctaacatgggtttgatgaaattttgagtaatttgtgttattttgaaatagggactaaattgtgaaaatgtgaaatgttaggggataaAATGAAAAATGCCCAGATTATGTGTccttagataaaatttaatgaaatgttgaataagtgagttaattttgatattaattagattggcaaaagtggaattcagatttggatcggggggaaaaTCAAAGTGGTCGATTATTCGTCTCGTTTCGATtaccgttgtccgaggtaagtctataagcaataaacattttaaattttgaatgtatatgatctttatatgctgaatttaattgtgtgaatttttATTAGTTATAACCGAATGTATAAATGTTTATGAGATTTGGGAACAAGTTCGATTCAATTGAGATATGATGTTTGAAAAGCTTAATATGAACATTAAGAAATAATTAGGATTTCCGAAATATGAATTATGTGTATGTAACGCCCCCTAACCCTATAtcgtcatcggaacagggttacgagacattaccagtcagcacagtccaatttcggtcattaattaaaataaatatttacacacatcctagttttaagatgtcgtccctttaatgggccctcgcggtccaatatgaacagtaaattcaattcgggactaatttagaatcactacgaatttttaataaatttcaaaattcatactacataccgttgccaaccataatttactcatttcatgagtacatctacaacctaaatgactctcataaaacatcctaggtacatgccattaccaataattaatacactttaccttaatgaattcgggatcaaactgggatgctgattcaacgttctatctttactaaacctgcgcacggaaacaaaccgtacgctgagtatggtatactcagtggtatttccataatccgaacacttaataatataacaattaaacttaaaatcacaataacaattataagtattcatttatttgttttatagataaaatttcaattacttaccatataaattctatacaagtcatataacaaacacaataacatatttgttcaattcttttcatttacttaccgtataaattctatacaatatattcacaattcacttgttttcacactttatttcttaacaatataccatcttaattcattctaacatcaatcatcatccatttgaacttcactcatttcatgaaccttttggttcatgttttcaatctcatatctcaatttcaattctcaattcaatttctcatttcattccaatagctcaatcaatcaaattcactcgacttatcttttcacttatttacccctattaacaagactcggaccttggcggatacggatccaaccaaacacaccaatatggcacccagtgcctcatcggatagttcgaagcaatatttgacacccagtgtctcatcggcctagccgaagtaaagttggtacccagtacctcatcgaatctatccgaagaaatatagtgacacccagtgtctcatcgactcgaggtcgaagaatctctgaacacttccaatcctatggcatgccaactatatccgactcagcccgatactgttaatagggtattcaattcactttcaatttttttaatcaatacacattttaattaatcacataaattcataattcaatacaattcaattcacttttcaataacaaatatccaaatatcgcaaatctcatatttaaaattttcaaacaatttatatttcaattcaattcaaataatcaatatatattcaatattcaatatatatatctatatatatatcgccaattcaatcaatataaattcaataaattcatcacatactatatcaatccatttcatttgcaaaacacaataattcttacttcaaaacacttaatatacatattaagaaataaattcaacaattaagtattaggttcggattacagaaatacaaaccgtaattttcgagctaactccgttgactttgtcttgtcctttcttagccgagatttacggtaccacattgactacgaaattaatacaattcataatcattaatacattactaattcatatattgagttatagaattctaaattaagatccgctaatttttcctgaaactagactcacaaatcttcttacaataaaattttcagaattttggtttagccattaagtacagtttattctttaaattcacccctattctgctgtctgacagtttcgtcccttcttcactaaaaattaattatctcacagtacagaactcggataacattctcattgatttctaatgaaaatagactcattagggattctaaacatataactttaagcctctaattatttttattcaatttttggtgattttccaaagtcagaataggggaacccgaattcattctgaccttgtctcacaaaattcattatatctcataatttacaattcaattgcttatatagtttcttctataagaaactagactcaataatctttaattctatattttattcatcctctaattcaatttatacaatttttggtgatttttcaaacttagactactgctgctgtctaaaacagttttagtgcaaaatgttgattttctttaatatcaatttaatcctaactaattctcttacttttctatcttaattcatactttatttctattcaaattttggccaaactcatacttaactattaaaattccagcatattttcataattttgaatttatttccatttaatccctaaaactcaaaacttatagcttagtttacgattcaatcctctattcaattccaatcaaaatttctatcaaataaatccccaattccatcattttatttaacatggacaatatctagaaatctaataactatcaaaatatcaacttaatttcatcaaaactttgttctaaaacttctaaaacatcaaaattaagtaaaagggcttgattgacttacctattaaagcttaaagcttcaaacctttagttttccttttcttttctttctttctttctccctgtttcttctctgtttcgtttcttctattctgtttcttatgtttctttacttatttatataatatataatataatataatataatataatataatataatataatatatattttaacacataaaatctcgatttttatgtttatgtcacctcacttaggacaaatggtataattgccattttggtcctcttcattttcttttaatctacaatttaactttcatcctttattcaatttagtcctttttcttaattactcttaattaaactaaatttacttaattaaactctaattaaccactcaattgacttcgtaaatatttttaataaatatttacgaatccgtttttcagaaacggagacccgaaaatacacttttcggTAACaataaaattcgggtcgttacaattctcccccccttttataatttcgtcctcgaaatttacctgagagaGGTGGGGGTGTAAGTACAAAGATCTCGCTGTTCCTCTAGGTTCCCATATTGCTTCTTCAATATTATGATATTACCGCTCGGGCTAGTATCTCAACCGGCTCTTTTTCATACTATAGATTACATCAAATCTCCATATCCTTTGTCGATATAACATGCAAGAGATTTGATCTCTATAATCTTCTGAGCTTCAAATCATGAAAAATTATCATAAACTTTCTGTAACTTTAGAAGCAAAACCAAGCAATATTTTACCAATTTGACTTTTCTACAACTTCACATAGCCCAATAGAACaagaactcaatttcttttcaactttgatctttaaaattttcttccaagatgGATCTTTAAGAAATATCATATCACTAATTAAATACTCAATATCCCAATGTTTCAAGTCCACATATGATTCTTATCTGTCAAAATTACTTTCAATCTATCTCgaatcacttccacttttcttcaatttcacgaatTAAACAACTCGCATAttcttttctcatgtatttaatCAAATCCCATGCGCTTTACATCAATCATTATTCGAACTTCATACGatgttgaaaactattattacgcACCCGAACTTCTTGTACTTGTTCTATAATCGAGTATAAACCACGTATCTCAATCGAAATAATAGAAACCACCATACCATGTAATCGATAATCTCGAAACCTAGATTTCAAACAATTATTGAGTAAGAAACTTATTCATACTAGAATAGAATATACAAGCTTCACCATACCTTCGATGATTACTCAAATACCGTCTTTCTTTTCAAAGATCGagataattccaattcaaacccatagaaattatatcccacttccattcgataTCCTTTCTAGTCATAATAGCTCAAGATATCTCATATcgatataaacatttatatacaatttcaaagtaCTACTTTTCTTTCCCGATCTTCAACACATCTTcctcaaatcattgtacatcttattcttccaaaatgcatagacatagtactactataatttcatgcaaattctcTGTATAAGTTCGAATCTCTCTGTTCacttttatttctaaatagcaaACAACCATCATATCCAATCTGAAATGTTTAATCGTAAATCAGATACTATATCCATTTAATCGATAACTCATTACCACATTTCGAGTTTCGCAGATCTGTTTGTAAAGAAGtcggtttaatttttttatctctaCCAAAATTGAACCATCTTCAAATGATAACAATCGATGTTCATAGCTCATAACACAAAACAAAGCTTTCAACTTGAATATACATACATTCATTGTCTTttggatgataattaattatcatatctTGATATTTTAATGCAAGAACAATAACTACCACTTCCGAATCGGTATCAAATAATTCTTCCCATATGATTCTAACATTTCGTAACATAAACCAttacttcactttttttttttttacatcaaaACACTGCTATCCTCAGAAACCACAAGTTTCTTTATCGGATTTCGATCGAACGAACTAGTGCTTGattaatcgagctttcaactaatcagaACCTTGCTAACGTCTATCAGATCATtccaatttcacatctttctataataaccgactagttttagaaaacctctgatttcaaatatatttttcactatcatttcagttacaaaatctatagcacattcaacttcttcaatcaacagtagttcgggtaactcttctggaaacacattagaattctcttgcactattgccactgatttaaaccttaacttaaatattttaatattcaatacataaaCAAGGTAAATACCATGACCCCTTTCCAAGCATATATCTATGTTGGCATGTTCAATATCACAATAGACAATTAGCTCAATCTTCTCGAttcaacaaaacatttcatcatctTGATCTTGCAACATATTATACTTCTGCTTATAATTTACCACCATATCATGCAGAATTAACCATTCCATTATTGAGATTATATCAAACAGTAAGAACATCAAATCGTTCAGAAAACAGTAGTATCATTATCAAATAGTTCTGCAGATCTTATCACCCATAAATACTAATCGAAAAATTTAATGCTTCaacccaaaaatttcagcaaacccAACAGCAAATCTTTAATAGATCTTGAACTtatgtaatcataggaatagtcaaaccaggatcaatttaaaataatcatattagtgtcgATAAAGAAGAAAGTTCCTGTAATGACATCCGGTAGAGATAAATCTTCTCATATATAATTAACATATACCCTGGCTGATGTTCATTCTCCAGATTTTACAGTGAAGTCATTTGTCACACTTCGGCTTTCACTCGTATTTTTGAGATTACAGGGTAACCTACCTCTGTTAGCTACATTACTCGGTCTTGAACTCTGAAcaatgttttgttttttttttttcaagcaaTCATTAAGATAATAATCAGGAGAATCATGTCTAACACATATTCCATTCCTTATTCTATATTCTTCAGCTtctgtcttcatttaaaccatcttcaaaccatttGTATCATACGCTTTCTATCGAATATACCCTcgatatatttatttaatcaaacaaattccTTCATACACGATTGCGTTATATGATCctgtttaagcttcaagaattTCATGCGTTTCGATCaagaaatctcgatcgatatatatatatttctttcgaactcatctcgaaaactttcaaataacccTTTCTTAATCACAACATAATCAATGTTTTCTACCACCGTAAGCTGAATCTTTTAACGAAATATCATACCCTTCTAACATTTAATCGGTGATCGAACAATTCATTTACAATCCCGATAATATTCTCTAACCAGTTTCAGTTTCTTTCAAGATCATTCTCAActgtaattctcaattcatccacaccatatatatacatgtccggATCATTAACAGCAGATAACTTACCCGTTCGGACAAGCTCTATACCTTGAAGCACTTGAGAACCGATTGAGAAAGCAGGAGGGTAGATATCATAACAAATACAATTTCTTCTATTCATTTGAAAAACATCgttataattctaaataattatgtatcattttttctattatttcatcaCCATCATTCAAGAATTGATTACCCATTGAGTTTATACCGGTGTTGTTGATTCGGTTTTCATCTAATTCACGAGACTATTCGTCTCTAGtacacatttcataatcaataccatcgatatttttgtctaacattttcactataaaacagtaccaaacaaatatatcagcattcgatcccgactcaatttcgactcaattatggcatgtaccccTAGACTCAATTCCGAGTtcgatttagtccgagaatcggctaaacctgaatagctctgataccactaaatgtaacgccccctaaccctatatcgtcatcgaaacagggttacgagacattaccagtcagtacagtctaattttggtcattaattaaaataaatatttacacacatcctagttttaagatgtcgtccctttaatgggccctcgcggtccaatatgaacagtaaattcaattcgggactaatttagaatcactacgaatttttagtaaatttcaaaattcatactacataccgttgccaaccataatttactcatttcatgagtacatctacaacctaaatgactctcataaaacatcctaggtacatgccattaccaataattaacacactttaccttaatgaattcgggatcgaatgGGATcttgattcaacgttctatctttactaaactGCATGCGAAACAAACCGTctgctgagtatggtatactcaatggtatttccataatccgaacacttaataatataacaattaaacttaaaatcacaataacaattataagtattcatttatttgttttatagataaaatttcaattacttaccatataaa is part of the Gossypium arboreum isolate Shixiya-1 chromosome 5, ASM2569848v2, whole genome shotgun sequence genome and harbors:
- the LOC128293252 gene encoding uncharacterized protein LOC128293252, whose protein sequence is MLSSFSIAECEKKKTCLEALNIRHLWKLNSDWQKWNSDLDRGENQSGRLFVSFRLPLSESFSELLELEVVGDVITLSGYHFAKKENEASASKGKKKIVEE